A part of Rattus norvegicus strain BN/NHsdMcwi chromosome 4, GRCr8, whole genome shotgun sequence genomic DNA contains:
- the Noto gene encoding homeobox protein notochord: protein MSSPVPQPASSGTQVQPGDLGPCPVAVSPVVPNHLARGRLESSFSVEAILARPETREHSATSLPLSTCTSLNFGSVSQYQVLPWVCSTGTWLPTYLSVGIYPMCSMSCMPGLNVTHLFCQQGLRLTGSELPSCLGPLKRAPTVNLQDHNTERHQKRVRTMFSEQQLGELEKVFAKQHNLVGKERAQLAARLHLTENQVRIWFQNRRVKYQKQQKLKSPPPDAMEEPSNSSEGNVRNEDAEAGVGS, encoded by the exons ATGTCCAGCCCAGTGCCCCAGCCTGCTTCCTCAGGCACTCAGGTCCAGCCCGGGGACTTGGGACCCTGTCCGGTGGCTGTTTCCCCAGTAGTCCCGAACCACCTAGCTCGGGGACGCCTGGAGTCCTCCTTCTCTGTTGAGGCCATCCTGGCGAGACCCGAGACTCGTGAGCACTCTGCCACGTCTCTGCCGCTCTCTACCTGCACCAGTCTGAACTTTGGCTCTGTGTCACAGTACCAGGTCCTGCCCTGGGTGTGCTCCACGGGGACTTGGCTGCCCACCTACCTGAGCGTAGGCATCTACCCGATGTGCTCCATGTCCTGCATGCCCGGATTGAATGTGACTCACCTCTTCTGCCAACAgggcctcagactcacag GGTCAGAGCTACCTTCCTGTCTAGGCCCTCTGAAACGGGCACCCACTGTGAACCTTCAGGACCACAATACCGAGAGACACCAAAAGAGGGTTCGCACAATGTTTAGCGAGCAGCAGCTGGGAGAGTTGGAGAAGGTATTTGCAAAGCAGCACAACCTggtggggaaggagagagccCAGTTGGCTGCCAGGCTGCACTTGACAGAGAACCAG GTAAGGATCTGGTTCCAGAATCGCAGGGTAAAGTATCAAAAGCAGCAAAAACTGAAGTCACCTCCCCCTGATGCCATGGAGGAGCCCTCCAACAGCTCAGAGGGCAACGTCCGGAATGAAGACGCTGAGGCAGGAGTTGGCAGTTAA
- the Smyd5 gene encoding histone-lysine N-trimethyltransferase SMYD5 produces the protein MAASMCDVFSFCVGVAGGARGSVEVRFVSSAKGKGLFATQLIRKGETIFIERPLVASQFLWNALYRYRACDHCLRALEKAEENAQRLTGKPGQVLPHPELCSVRKDLHQNCPRCQVTYCSAECRLAAAEQYHQILCPGPSQDDPRHPLNKLQEAWRSVHYPPETASIMLMARMVATVKQAKDKDHWVRLFSHFCSKTANEEEEIVHKLLGDKFKGQLELLRRLFTEALYEETLSQWFTPDGFRSLFALVGTNGQGIGTSSLSQWVHACDALELKPQEREQLDTFIDQLYKDIEAATGEFLNCEGSGLFVLQSCCNHSCVPNAETSFPENNFLLHVTALEDIEPGEEICISYLDCCQRERSRHSRHKILRENYLFVCSCPKCLAEADDPNVTSEEEEEEDEEEGEPEDAELGDEMTDV, from the exons ATGGCGGCCTCCATGTGCGACGTGTTCTCCTTCTGCGTGGGCGTGGCAGGCGGTGCCCGGGGCTCCGTGGAAGTCCGTTTTGTGAGCAGCGCCAAG GGAAAGGGACTGTTTGCCACACAGCTGATTCGGAAGGGAGAGACCATCTTCATCGAAAGACCGCTAGTAGCTTCACAGTTTCTCTGGAATGCACTTTATCGGTACCGGG CCTGTGACCACTGTCTTCGGGCActggagaaggcagaggagaatGCCCAGAGGCTGACTGGGAAACCAGGCCAGGTTCTACCACACCCAGAGCTATGCAGTGTGCGCAAGGACCTCCACCAGAACTGCCCCCGCTGCCAG GTGACGTACTGCAGTGCAGAGTGTCGGCTGGCAGCTGCAGAGCAGTACCACCAGATCCTGTGCCCAGGCCCATCCCAGGATGACCCCCGGCACCCCCTCAATAAGCTGCAGGAGGCATGGAG GAGTGTTCACTATCCTCCTGAGACTGCGAGTATAATGCTGATGGCCCGGATGGTAGCCACAGTGAAGCAG GCCAAGGACAAGGACCACTGGGTCAGGCTCTTCTCCCATTTCTGCAGCAAGACAGCCAATGAGGAGGAGGAAATTGTCCACAAACTCCTGGGGGACAAATTCAAG GGCCAGCTGGAACTTCTGCGTAGGCTCTTCACAGAGGCCCTTTATGAGGAGACCCTCAGTCAG TGGTTCACACCAGATGGATTCCGGTCTCTCTTTGCCCTTGTTGGGACCAACGGTCAAGGGATTGGAACCAG TTCCCTCAGTCAGTGGGTACATGCCTGTGATGCACTGGAGCTGAAGCCTCAGGAACGGGAACAGCTAGACACCTTCATTGACCAGTTGTACAAGGACATCGAGGCAG CAACCGGAGAGTTCCTTAACTGTGAGGGATCCGGCCTCTTCGTGCTTCAAAGCTGCT GCAACCACAGCTGTGTCCCCAATGCGGAGACCTCCTTCCCAGAAAACAACTTCCTTTTACACGTCACTGCCCTGGAGGATATTGAGCCAGGCGAG GAAATCTGTATCAGCTACTTAGACTGCTGTCAGCGGGAGCGCAGCCGCCATAGCCGCCACAAGATCCTCAG GGAGAACTACTTGTTCGTCTGTTCCTGTCCCAAATGCCTGGCAGAGGCTGATGACCCTAACGTGAcctcagaagaggaggaagaggaagatgaggaggaaggagagccaGAAGATGCAGAACTAGGGGATGAGATGACTGATGTCTGA